In Nocardia terpenica, the genomic window ACTCGCGGGCTGCGGCGACCAATGCCGCCGAGATAGGGCCGCCCGTCTTCTTCTGCACTGACAGCGTCATCGAATTCTCCCTCCGTCGACGCTGCGACGGCCGCGGACAGGTTCCTATTGCCCGACCGGCTGCGTGAAACAGCAACGCGGACAAGGCAACGCACTGACTGCGGGAGTCACAGCGGAGCGTGTGATGAAAGAAGGACGCGCGAGTCTGGTTCCACTCAGGTGTGGAACACGCTCACGCCTTCGAAGACCGCCTGCGCAGGTCCCCGGAATGAACCCCGGATCGCCACGTGTGTGACTTTCGGGGCGAGGTTACTGCCCCTCAGCGACGAGGCGCGTGCCCTAATGTGGGCGCTTCCAGGTGGTAGCTGAGTTGTCGCTCTCGTGCCGAGTGCTATCGAGGATAAGCCGCCGGTGTGATCCGTGCAACAAAATTTCCGATGGACTTCCAGCGTCACTGGAAGATCGCCAGCTCGGGCTGATGATGTAGCGGCCTCGTCTGGCTCCTACGGATTGCTCCAGGGCAGTTGCTGAGGTTGTAGTCATGGGGTTTCTCGGTTCGGGGGTGAGGCCGTGTCAATCCCCTCGAAGTGTGGATTCCGGGACCGCTTCCATCGCGGCCGACTCCGATGGGGCCGCACCATACTTATCTAATTTCAACAGTGACGTCCGACACCGTCACATTGGCTTCGGTGCTTTCGGCGCATTGAGTGATTGCACTCACGCATATGGCATAGTTCCGTCTGCTATATCGATTAATCATGTTGTGCCCCAACAACTATTGATGCACTTTGCTTCAAAGTTGCCTGATTTCATTACTTGTCGGTAGGCCGTGCAAGAATCCTCGACCGTTACAAGCAGATCGATCGGAGAGCGCGCATGGCGAAACGTAGTACCCCCCTCGAGTCCCAGTCCATGAACTGCCCCCAATGTGGCACAGACCTGGGGCACGCACTGATCAGAAAGCTCGCTGAACCACAGGTAGAGCAGGTTCGTATCGAGTACGAGCAGAAGCTTGCCGCCGTAGCCGACGCGACGGCAGCGGAGGCGACAGCCGCCGCGAACATGAGACTCGAACAGCAGCAACAGGTTCAGCGCCATACCGAGGAGAAGTATCAAAGGCTGATTGACGAGAAGATTGCCGAACTGGCTGAAAAGGACGAAAAGCTCAAGCTCTCCCAGGAACTCGAACAGAATGCTTTGACCACACAGAAGCGCTTGGAGACCGAACAGCAGGAGTGGGAGCTTGAGAAGGCCCGCATGCGGAACGAGATCACCAACCAGGAACGCGCACGAGCAGACCGACTCGTCGAGGAACGGGTGAAGGTCGAGCACGACAGGATAGACCAGCAATACCAGACGCGCATCGACCAGCTCGAAGAACGAGCCAAGCGCCACGACGAACAGGCCGCGCTCACCGCCCAAGCCCAGAAAGATCTCGAACGCACACTCGCCGAGAAAGCCCACGCGGACGTAGCGGACGAAATCACCGCGCTGCGTGCGGAACTGGCACGACAGCGCGAGGCACGCCAGGAGTCCGAGACAGCCCTGCGCGGTGAAATCGGGCGCAAGGACATCGAGTTCGCCGAACACAGTGCGGAGCTGTCCGCCAAGCTCGAGGCCGAGGCTGAACGGGAGAAGGCCGAACTGCGGGCCGAACATCGCCGACAGCAGCGCCAGCAACTGACGCAACAGCAGAGCACCGAAGCGGAGCTTCGTGGACAGATCGAGGAGAAGGCCGCGGAAATCGCCGAGCGAGACACACAACTTGAGCAGGCTCAGGAAGCGGCCCGGGATGCGCTGCGCGAGCGGCGTCAACTGAAGCGGGAGAAGGATTCTTGGGTATTGGAGAAGGAACAGCTGCGTGATCAGATCGCGGCCGAAGAACGCCGGCTTGCCGAACGGCATGCTGCGGCGCAGTACGAGGCCAAGATCGCGGTGCTCGAGCGGGAGAAGCGCGGCCTGAGCGAGCGAGTGGAGGAGGCACACCGCCTGGCATCGGCGGGCGCACGTCCGCAGCATGAGGGCCTCGCACGGCAAGAGCTATTCGCCGAGGAACTACGCAACCGCTGGCCCGACGACGACATTCGCGTCGTCAAGCGGGGGCAGAAGGGCGCGGACGTCATTCAGACGGTGTGGATCGGAAATATCGACTGCGGCGCCATTGTGTGGGAGTGCAAGTGGACACAGCGATTCGAACCGAAGTGGATAACGAAGCTGACCGAGGACAAGACGAAGCACGGCGGGAATGTCGCGGTGCTGGTGAGCGCGAAATTGCCTGATGGCGTGGATGGTTCGACATGGATGGACGGAATCTTGGTGTGCGACTTTACGACAGCGGTCCATGTCGCCGGCGCATTCCGTAAGGCGATCATCGACAGCAAGTGGCGAGAACTCTCGGATGCGGCCGAACACCGCGATAGCACAAGGGTATACAAATTCGTCCAGTCCGAAGCCTTCGCCGCGTGCCTGCATCGAATCATCACGATCGCTCGCAACGGCAAGCGCGAGATCGAACTGCTCGAAAACTATGTCACGCGATTCCGAGCCAACTGGGTCAAGTCGCAGGAAACCGTCCTCAACAGCGTGTTCACCATGGTCGGCCAAATCGAAGAAGCCGGAGTCATAATGCCGGGACCGCTGCGCGGCGAGCTGCCCTCGGCCGAACACCTCGCATTGCCCGCGCCTGACGATCACCCCGCACACACTGGCGATCCTGACGGCCCGACGGAACTCGACACCGCCGCGTGATCGGCAATATCTGGTGAGGCCGCACAAAGGTTTTCGAAACCCCGCCTGCACACAGACCACGGACCGGTGAGCCGGGGCGCGGACATGGCGGCGTGACTGAGCAGGCGGCGTGATGGTGTCGGCAATGCCCGAGTAGCCATTGGCCGGGCTCCGTGGTGGGAAAGCGGAGCCCGGCCGGAACGGTTGCCGAGGGGTCGATACCCGCGACCTTCGTCGAGGACACTAATGGCCATCACAGTCGTTGCGGCGCAGGGTATCTCGAACCAATCATCGCGAAATGATCGAAACCCGCGACCGGCAGTAACGATGAACAGATGTTGTTCGAATTGAGTGGTCTCGGCTGAGGAGCGTGATGGACTGGATCCATGGTGGTCGACTTGCTCGTCCTCGCGGCGGCGCTGAGCGCCGGGATGATGGTGGTGCGGCGTTTCCTGAGCACTGGGCATGCGTGGTGGCTGCGGTCAGCACGCAAGCCGTTGCGCCGCGTTGTGGACGAGATCGTAGAAGTGCCCGCACTGGGGCTGCGGAACGATCCGGTGCATGTGCGCGTGTGGCGTGGTTGGTGCTGTTTCCGTCGGCGAACGATCGTGGTTCTCACCGTTCTCGACGGTGGTGCGGTTCCCCGCATCCAGTTCGGCTGGTGGGTGGCATGGTTGAACCGACATGTCCTTCACGGGCGAGGTCGACGGGCCACCTGGATCATTATCGAGCACAGGACACGCCATCAACCTCCCCGCTTCATCAACGAAATTTTCCGACCCGGGTGGGGCGCCAGCAGGGACTGGACCTTCCTCCGTTGCGAATACCTCCCGTCAGTGACCGATGTGGACCGGCTGATCGGTAGCCCGGTCGAACAGTTCCCCGGCGAGTTCCATCGCAGAGAGGTCGTCGAGGAATGGCAACGAACCGGGAAACCCGTTGCAGTAACCGATGATTCATTCCATGTCCGCCGCAACGCAGAGGCCCTTCAGCAGCTACATGGGCAGGGCGACAGGTGGCCGACCGAGGTGAAGATCGCCTGTCGGTCCGTAGCTCAGCTGGTACGCGACTCCGAGGAGCGTACGAAACAAGTTTGCGCGCTCTACGACAACCCAGACAGTACCTGGCTGATGCGCGTCGACGATCCAGCGGAACCCGACCTGGACACCGCCCATCTCGCGGTGAAGGTGACACCAGCTCGACTCACCGACACCGATCGCGAACTCGTGGACGCGTAC contains:
- a CDS encoding DUF2130 domain-containing protein — translated: MNCPQCGTDLGHALIRKLAEPQVEQVRIEYEQKLAAVADATAAEATAAANMRLEQQQQVQRHTEEKYQRLIDEKIAELAEKDEKLKLSQELEQNALTTQKRLETEQQEWELEKARMRNEITNQERARADRLVEERVKVEHDRIDQQYQTRIDQLEERAKRHDEQAALTAQAQKDLERTLAEKAHADVADEITALRAELARQREARQESETALRGEIGRKDIEFAEHSAELSAKLEAEAEREKAELRAEHRRQQRQQLTQQQSTEAELRGQIEEKAAEIAERDTQLEQAQEAARDALRERRQLKREKDSWVLEKEQLRDQIAAEERRLAERHAAAQYEAKIAVLEREKRGLSERVEEAHRLASAGARPQHEGLARQELFAEELRNRWPDDDIRVVKRGQKGADVIQTVWIGNIDCGAIVWECKWTQRFEPKWITKLTEDKTKHGGNVAVLVSAKLPDGVDGSTWMDGILVCDFTTAVHVAGAFRKAIIDSKWRELSDAAEHRDSTRVYKFVQSEAFAACLHRIITIARNGKREIELLENYVTRFRANWVKSQETVLNSVFTMVGQIEEAGVIMPGPLRGELPSAEHLALPAPDDHPAHTGDPDGPTELDTAA